A single window of Catharus ustulatus isolate bCatUst1 chromosome 38, bCatUst1.pri.v2, whole genome shotgun sequence DNA harbors:
- the HNRNPC gene encoding heterogeneous nuclear ribonucleoproteins C1/C2 isoform X4 has product MASNVTNKTDPRSLNSRVFIGNLNTLVVKKSDVEAIFAKYGKIVGCSVHKGFAFVQYVNERNARAAVAGEDGRMIAGQVLDINLAAEPKVNRGKAGVKRSAAEMYGSSFDLDYDFQRDYYDRYQYKPVQTGMYSYPARVPPPPPIARAVVPSKRQRVSGNTSRRGKSFNSKSGQRGSSSKSGKLKGDDLQSIKKELGQIKAKVDALLESLERLEREQKAKSEKAEEEQGGSGSKKDEASGAKAEGGNEDSAEEGDLLDDDEAEERGDEQTSALRLASSAHQSPPSSPQLCLGAGEGRPRPPSPP; this is encoded by the exons atggccagcaaCGTGACCAACAAGACGGACCCGCGGTCGCTGAACTCGCGGGTGTTCATCGGGAACCTGAACACGCTGGTGGTGAAGAAGAGCGACGTGGAGGCCATCTTCGCCAAGTACGGCAAGATCGTGGGCTGCTCCGTGCACAAGGGCTTCGCCTTCGTGCAGTACGTCAACGAGCGCAACGCCCGCGCCGCCGTGGCCGGGGAGGACGGCCGCATGATCGCCGGGCAGGTGCTGG ACATCAACCTGGCGGCCGAGCCGAAGGTGAACCGGGGCAAGGCGGGGGTGAAGCGCTCGGCGGCCGAGATGTACGG GTCCTCGTTCGACCTCGACTACGACTTCCAGCGGGACTACTATGACCGGtaccagtataaaccagttcaGACCGG GATGTACAGCTACCCCGCCCGCGTGCCGCCCCCGCCCCCCATCGCCCGCGCCGTGGTGCCCTCCAAGCGCCAGCGCGTCTCCGGCAACACCTCGCGGCGCGGCAAGAGCTTCAACAGCAAATCCGGGCAGCGCGGCTCCTCCTCCAAGTCGGGAAAAC TGAAAGGCGACGACCTGCAGAGCATCAagaaggagctggggcagaTCAAGGCCAAGGTGGACGCGCTGCTGGAGAGCCTGGAGCGGCTGGAGCGGGAGCAGA AGGCCAAGAGCGAGAAGGCCGAGGAGGAGCAGGGCGGCAGCGGCTCCAAGAAGGACGAGGCGAGCGGGGCCAAGGCCGAGGGCGGCAACGAGGACTCGGCCGAGGAGGGCGACCTGCTGGACGACGACGAGGCCGAGGAGAGGGGGGACGAGCAG accagtgcCCTGAGACTCGCCTCCAGTGCGCACCAGTCACCTCCCAGTAGCCCCCAACTCTGTCtgggggcgggggaggggcggccgcgccccccctcccccccctgA
- the HNRNPC gene encoding heterogeneous nuclear ribonucleoproteins C1/C2 isoform X2, whose protein sequence is MASNVTNKTDPRSLNSRVFIGNLNTLVVKKSDVEAIFAKYGKIVGCSVHKGFAFVQYVNERNARAAVAGEDGRMIAGQVLDINLAAEPKVNRGKAGVKRSAAEMYGSVPAPPSPSPLVRSSFDLDYDFQRDYYDRYQYKPVQTGMYSYPARVPPPPPIARAVVPSKRQRVSGNTSRRGKSFNSKSGQRGSSSKSGKLKGDDLQSIKKELGQIKAKVDALLESLERLEREQKAKSEKAEEEQGGSGSKKDEASGAKAEGGNEDSAEEGDLLDDDEAEERGDEQLESLKGDEKEAEEGEDDRDSANGEDEP, encoded by the exons atggccagcaaCGTGACCAACAAGACGGACCCGCGGTCGCTGAACTCGCGGGTGTTCATCGGGAACCTGAACACGCTGGTGGTGAAGAAGAGCGACGTGGAGGCCATCTTCGCCAAGTACGGCAAGATCGTGGGCTGCTCCGTGCACAAGGGCTTCGCCTTCGTGCAGTACGTCAACGAGCGCAACGCCCGCGCCGCCGTGGCCGGGGAGGACGGCCGCATGATCGCCGGGCAGGTGCTGG ACATCAACCTGGCGGCCGAGCCGAAGGTGAACCGGGGCAAGGCGGGGGTGAAGCGCTCGGCGGCCGAGATGTACGGGTCAGTACCCGCCCCCCCGTCACCGTCCCCCCTCGTCAG GTCCTCGTTCGACCTCGACTACGACTTCCAGCGGGACTACTATGACCGGtaccagtataaaccagttcaGACCGG GATGTACAGCTACCCCGCCCGCGTGCCGCCCCCGCCCCCCATCGCCCGCGCCGTGGTGCCCTCCAAGCGCCAGCGCGTCTCCGGCAACACCTCGCGGCGCGGCAAGAGCTTCAACAGCAAATCCGGGCAGCGCGGCTCCTCCTCCAAGTCGGGAAAAC TGAAAGGCGACGACCTGCAGAGCATCAagaaggagctggggcagaTCAAGGCCAAGGTGGACGCGCTGCTGGAGAGCCTGGAGCGGCTGGAGCGGGAGCAGA AGGCCAAGAGCGAGAAGGCCGAGGAGGAGCAGGGCGGCAGCGGCTCCAAGAAGGACGAGGCGAGCGGGGCCAAGGCCGAGGGCGGCAACGAGGACTCGGCCGAGGAGGGCGACCTGCTGGACGACGACGAGGCCGAGGAGAGGGGGGACGAGCAG CTGGAGTCGCTGAAAGGGGACGAGAAGGAGGCGGAGGAGGGGGAGGACGACCGGGACAGCGCCAACGGCGAGGACgagccctga
- the HNRNPC gene encoding heterogeneous nuclear ribonucleoproteins C1/C2 isoform X5 — protein MASNVTNKTDPRSLNSRVFIGNLNTLVVKKSDVEAIFAKYGKIVGCSVHKGFAFVQYVNERNARAAVAGEDGRMIAGQVLDINLAAEPKVNRGKAGVKRSAAEMYGSVPAPPSPSPLVRSSFDLDYDFQRDYYDRMYSYPARVPPPPPIARAVVPSKRQRVSGNTSRRGKSFNSKSGQRGSSSKSGKLKGDDLQSIKKELGQIKAKVDALLESLERLEREQKAKSEKAEEEQGGSGSKKDEASGAKAEGGNEDSAEEGDLLDDDEAEERGDEQLESLKGDEKEAEEGEDDRDSANGEDEP, from the exons atggccagcaaCGTGACCAACAAGACGGACCCGCGGTCGCTGAACTCGCGGGTGTTCATCGGGAACCTGAACACGCTGGTGGTGAAGAAGAGCGACGTGGAGGCCATCTTCGCCAAGTACGGCAAGATCGTGGGCTGCTCCGTGCACAAGGGCTTCGCCTTCGTGCAGTACGTCAACGAGCGCAACGCCCGCGCCGCCGTGGCCGGGGAGGACGGCCGCATGATCGCCGGGCAGGTGCTGG ACATCAACCTGGCGGCCGAGCCGAAGGTGAACCGGGGCAAGGCGGGGGTGAAGCGCTCGGCGGCCGAGATGTACGGGTCAGTACCCGCCCCCCCGTCACCGTCCCCCCTCGTCAG GTCCTCGTTCGACCTCGACTACGACTTCCAGCGGGACTACTATGACCG GATGTACAGCTACCCCGCCCGCGTGCCGCCCCCGCCCCCCATCGCCCGCGCCGTGGTGCCCTCCAAGCGCCAGCGCGTCTCCGGCAACACCTCGCGGCGCGGCAAGAGCTTCAACAGCAAATCCGGGCAGCGCGGCTCCTCCTCCAAGTCGGGAAAAC TGAAAGGCGACGACCTGCAGAGCATCAagaaggagctggggcagaTCAAGGCCAAGGTGGACGCGCTGCTGGAGAGCCTGGAGCGGCTGGAGCGGGAGCAGA AGGCCAAGAGCGAGAAGGCCGAGGAGGAGCAGGGCGGCAGCGGCTCCAAGAAGGACGAGGCGAGCGGGGCCAAGGCCGAGGGCGGCAACGAGGACTCGGCCGAGGAGGGCGACCTGCTGGACGACGACGAGGCCGAGGAGAGGGGGGACGAGCAG CTGGAGTCGCTGAAAGGGGACGAGAAGGAGGCGGAGGAGGGGGAGGACGACCGGGACAGCGCCAACGGCGAGGACgagccctga
- the HNRNPC gene encoding heterogeneous nuclear ribonucleoproteins C1/C2 isoform X1 produces MASNVTNKTDPRSLNSRVFIGNLNTLVVKKSDVEAIFAKYGKIVGCSVHKGFAFVQYVNERNARAAVAGEDGRMIAGQVLDINLAAEPKVNRGKAGVKRSAAEMYGSVPAPPSPSPLVRSSFDLDYDFQRDYYDRYQYKPVQTGMYSYPARVPPPPPIARAVVPSKRQRVSGNTSRRGKSFNSKSGQRGSSSKSGKLKGDDLQSIKKELGQIKAKVDALLESLERLEREQKAKSEKAEEEQGGSGSKKDEASGAKAEGGNEDSAEEGDLLDDDEAEERGDEQTSALRLASSAHQSPPSSPQLCLGAGEGRPRPPSPP; encoded by the exons atggccagcaaCGTGACCAACAAGACGGACCCGCGGTCGCTGAACTCGCGGGTGTTCATCGGGAACCTGAACACGCTGGTGGTGAAGAAGAGCGACGTGGAGGCCATCTTCGCCAAGTACGGCAAGATCGTGGGCTGCTCCGTGCACAAGGGCTTCGCCTTCGTGCAGTACGTCAACGAGCGCAACGCCCGCGCCGCCGTGGCCGGGGAGGACGGCCGCATGATCGCCGGGCAGGTGCTGG ACATCAACCTGGCGGCCGAGCCGAAGGTGAACCGGGGCAAGGCGGGGGTGAAGCGCTCGGCGGCCGAGATGTACGGGTCAGTACCCGCCCCCCCGTCACCGTCCCCCCTCGTCAG GTCCTCGTTCGACCTCGACTACGACTTCCAGCGGGACTACTATGACCGGtaccagtataaaccagttcaGACCGG GATGTACAGCTACCCCGCCCGCGTGCCGCCCCCGCCCCCCATCGCCCGCGCCGTGGTGCCCTCCAAGCGCCAGCGCGTCTCCGGCAACACCTCGCGGCGCGGCAAGAGCTTCAACAGCAAATCCGGGCAGCGCGGCTCCTCCTCCAAGTCGGGAAAAC TGAAAGGCGACGACCTGCAGAGCATCAagaaggagctggggcagaTCAAGGCCAAGGTGGACGCGCTGCTGGAGAGCCTGGAGCGGCTGGAGCGGGAGCAGA AGGCCAAGAGCGAGAAGGCCGAGGAGGAGCAGGGCGGCAGCGGCTCCAAGAAGGACGAGGCGAGCGGGGCCAAGGCCGAGGGCGGCAACGAGGACTCGGCCGAGGAGGGCGACCTGCTGGACGACGACGAGGCCGAGGAGAGGGGGGACGAGCAG accagtgcCCTGAGACTCGCCTCCAGTGCGCACCAGTCACCTCCCAGTAGCCCCCAACTCTGTCtgggggcgggggaggggcggccgcgccccccctcccccccctgA
- the HNRNPC gene encoding heterogeneous nuclear ribonucleoproteins C1/C2 isoform X6, producing MASNVTNKTDPRSLNSRVFIGNLNTLVVKKSDVEAIFAKYGKIVGCSVHKGFAFVQYVNERNARAAVAGEDGRMIAGQVLDINLAAEPKVNRGKAGVKRSAAEMYGSSFDLDYDFQRDYYDRMYSYPARVPPPPPIARAVVPSKRQRVSGNTSRRGKSFNSKSGQRGSSSKSGKLKGDDLQSIKKELGQIKAKVDALLESLERLEREQKAKSEKAEEEQGGSGSKKDEASGAKAEGGNEDSAEEGDLLDDDEAEERGDEQTSALRLASSAHQSPPSSPQLCLGAGEGRPRPPSPP from the exons atggccagcaaCGTGACCAACAAGACGGACCCGCGGTCGCTGAACTCGCGGGTGTTCATCGGGAACCTGAACACGCTGGTGGTGAAGAAGAGCGACGTGGAGGCCATCTTCGCCAAGTACGGCAAGATCGTGGGCTGCTCCGTGCACAAGGGCTTCGCCTTCGTGCAGTACGTCAACGAGCGCAACGCCCGCGCCGCCGTGGCCGGGGAGGACGGCCGCATGATCGCCGGGCAGGTGCTGG ACATCAACCTGGCGGCCGAGCCGAAGGTGAACCGGGGCAAGGCGGGGGTGAAGCGCTCGGCGGCCGAGATGTACGG GTCCTCGTTCGACCTCGACTACGACTTCCAGCGGGACTACTATGACCG GATGTACAGCTACCCCGCCCGCGTGCCGCCCCCGCCCCCCATCGCCCGCGCCGTGGTGCCCTCCAAGCGCCAGCGCGTCTCCGGCAACACCTCGCGGCGCGGCAAGAGCTTCAACAGCAAATCCGGGCAGCGCGGCTCCTCCTCCAAGTCGGGAAAAC TGAAAGGCGACGACCTGCAGAGCATCAagaaggagctggggcagaTCAAGGCCAAGGTGGACGCGCTGCTGGAGAGCCTGGAGCGGCTGGAGCGGGAGCAGA AGGCCAAGAGCGAGAAGGCCGAGGAGGAGCAGGGCGGCAGCGGCTCCAAGAAGGACGAGGCGAGCGGGGCCAAGGCCGAGGGCGGCAACGAGGACTCGGCCGAGGAGGGCGACCTGCTGGACGACGACGAGGCCGAGGAGAGGGGGGACGAGCAG accagtgcCCTGAGACTCGCCTCCAGTGCGCACCAGTCACCTCCCAGTAGCCCCCAACTCTGTCtgggggcgggggaggggcggccgcgccccccctcccccccctgA
- the HNRNPC gene encoding heterogeneous nuclear ribonucleoproteins C1/C2 isoform X7: MASNVTNKTDPRSLNSRVFIGNLNTLVVKKSDVEAIFAKYGKIVGCSVHKGFAFVQYVNERNARAAVAGEDGRMIAGQVLDINLAAEPKVNRGKAGVKRSAAEMYGSVPAPPSPSPLVRSSFDLDYDFQRDYYDRYQYKPVQTGMYSYPARVPPPPPIARAVVPSKRQRVSGNTSRRGKSFNSKSGQRGSSSKSGKLKGDDLQSIKKELGQIKAKVDALLESLERLEREQKAKSEKAEEEQGGSGSKKDEASGAKAEGGNEDSAEEGDLLDDDEAEERGDEQYRPVP, encoded by the exons atggccagcaaCGTGACCAACAAGACGGACCCGCGGTCGCTGAACTCGCGGGTGTTCATCGGGAACCTGAACACGCTGGTGGTGAAGAAGAGCGACGTGGAGGCCATCTTCGCCAAGTACGGCAAGATCGTGGGCTGCTCCGTGCACAAGGGCTTCGCCTTCGTGCAGTACGTCAACGAGCGCAACGCCCGCGCCGCCGTGGCCGGGGAGGACGGCCGCATGATCGCCGGGCAGGTGCTGG ACATCAACCTGGCGGCCGAGCCGAAGGTGAACCGGGGCAAGGCGGGGGTGAAGCGCTCGGCGGCCGAGATGTACGGGTCAGTACCCGCCCCCCCGTCACCGTCCCCCCTCGTCAG GTCCTCGTTCGACCTCGACTACGACTTCCAGCGGGACTACTATGACCGGtaccagtataaaccagttcaGACCGG GATGTACAGCTACCCCGCCCGCGTGCCGCCCCCGCCCCCCATCGCCCGCGCCGTGGTGCCCTCCAAGCGCCAGCGCGTCTCCGGCAACACCTCGCGGCGCGGCAAGAGCTTCAACAGCAAATCCGGGCAGCGCGGCTCCTCCTCCAAGTCGGGAAAAC TGAAAGGCGACGACCTGCAGAGCATCAagaaggagctggggcagaTCAAGGCCAAGGTGGACGCGCTGCTGGAGAGCCTGGAGCGGCTGGAGCGGGAGCAGA AGGCCAAGAGCGAGAAGGCCGAGGAGGAGCAGGGCGGCAGCGGCTCCAAGAAGGACGAGGCGAGCGGGGCCAAGGCCGAGGGCGGCAACGAGGACTCGGCCGAGGAGGGCGACCTGCTGGACGACGACGAGGCCGAGGAGAGGGGGGACGAGCAG tacagaccagtgcCCTGA
- the HNRNPC gene encoding heterogeneous nuclear ribonucleoproteins C1/C2 isoform X3, with product MASNVTNKTDPRSLNSRVFIGNLNTLVVKKSDVEAIFAKYGKIVGCSVHKGFAFVQYVNERNARAAVAGEDGRMIAGQVLDINLAAEPKVNRGKAGVKRSAAEMYGSVPAPPSPSPLVRSSFDLDYDFQRDYYDRMYSYPARVPPPPPIARAVVPSKRQRVSGNTSRRGKSFNSKSGQRGSSSKSGKLKGDDLQSIKKELGQIKAKVDALLESLERLEREQKAKSEKAEEEQGGSGSKKDEASGAKAEGGNEDSAEEGDLLDDDEAEERGDEQTSALRLASSAHQSPPSSPQLCLGAGEGRPRPPSPP from the exons atggccagcaaCGTGACCAACAAGACGGACCCGCGGTCGCTGAACTCGCGGGTGTTCATCGGGAACCTGAACACGCTGGTGGTGAAGAAGAGCGACGTGGAGGCCATCTTCGCCAAGTACGGCAAGATCGTGGGCTGCTCCGTGCACAAGGGCTTCGCCTTCGTGCAGTACGTCAACGAGCGCAACGCCCGCGCCGCCGTGGCCGGGGAGGACGGCCGCATGATCGCCGGGCAGGTGCTGG ACATCAACCTGGCGGCCGAGCCGAAGGTGAACCGGGGCAAGGCGGGGGTGAAGCGCTCGGCGGCCGAGATGTACGGGTCAGTACCCGCCCCCCCGTCACCGTCCCCCCTCGTCAG GTCCTCGTTCGACCTCGACTACGACTTCCAGCGGGACTACTATGACCG GATGTACAGCTACCCCGCCCGCGTGCCGCCCCCGCCCCCCATCGCCCGCGCCGTGGTGCCCTCCAAGCGCCAGCGCGTCTCCGGCAACACCTCGCGGCGCGGCAAGAGCTTCAACAGCAAATCCGGGCAGCGCGGCTCCTCCTCCAAGTCGGGAAAAC TGAAAGGCGACGACCTGCAGAGCATCAagaaggagctggggcagaTCAAGGCCAAGGTGGACGCGCTGCTGGAGAGCCTGGAGCGGCTGGAGCGGGAGCAGA AGGCCAAGAGCGAGAAGGCCGAGGAGGAGCAGGGCGGCAGCGGCTCCAAGAAGGACGAGGCGAGCGGGGCCAAGGCCGAGGGCGGCAACGAGGACTCGGCCGAGGAGGGCGACCTGCTGGACGACGACGAGGCCGAGGAGAGGGGGGACGAGCAG accagtgcCCTGAGACTCGCCTCCAGTGCGCACCAGTCACCTCCCAGTAGCCCCCAACTCTGTCtgggggcgggggaggggcggccgcgccccccctcccccccctgA
- the HNRNPC gene encoding heterogeneous nuclear ribonucleoproteins C1/C2 isoform X8, whose translation MASNVTNKTDPRSLNSRVFIGNLNTLVVKKSDVEAIFAKYGKIVGCSVHKGFAFVQYVNERNARAAVAGEDGRMIAGQVLDINLAAEPKVNRGKAGVKRSAAEMYGSSFDLDYDFQRDYYDRMYSYPARVPPPPPIARAVVPSKRQRVSGNTSRRGKSFNSKSGQRGSSSKSGKLKGDDLQSIKKELGQIKAKVDALLESLERLEREQKAKSEKAEEEQGGSGSKKDEASGAKAEGGNEDSAEEGDLLDDDEAEERGDEQLESLKGDEKEAEEGEDDRDSANGEDEP comes from the exons atggccagcaaCGTGACCAACAAGACGGACCCGCGGTCGCTGAACTCGCGGGTGTTCATCGGGAACCTGAACACGCTGGTGGTGAAGAAGAGCGACGTGGAGGCCATCTTCGCCAAGTACGGCAAGATCGTGGGCTGCTCCGTGCACAAGGGCTTCGCCTTCGTGCAGTACGTCAACGAGCGCAACGCCCGCGCCGCCGTGGCCGGGGAGGACGGCCGCATGATCGCCGGGCAGGTGCTGG ACATCAACCTGGCGGCCGAGCCGAAGGTGAACCGGGGCAAGGCGGGGGTGAAGCGCTCGGCGGCCGAGATGTACGG GTCCTCGTTCGACCTCGACTACGACTTCCAGCGGGACTACTATGACCG GATGTACAGCTACCCCGCCCGCGTGCCGCCCCCGCCCCCCATCGCCCGCGCCGTGGTGCCCTCCAAGCGCCAGCGCGTCTCCGGCAACACCTCGCGGCGCGGCAAGAGCTTCAACAGCAAATCCGGGCAGCGCGGCTCCTCCTCCAAGTCGGGAAAAC TGAAAGGCGACGACCTGCAGAGCATCAagaaggagctggggcagaTCAAGGCCAAGGTGGACGCGCTGCTGGAGAGCCTGGAGCGGCTGGAGCGGGAGCAGA AGGCCAAGAGCGAGAAGGCCGAGGAGGAGCAGGGCGGCAGCGGCTCCAAGAAGGACGAGGCGAGCGGGGCCAAGGCCGAGGGCGGCAACGAGGACTCGGCCGAGGAGGGCGACCTGCTGGACGACGACGAGGCCGAGGAGAGGGGGGACGAGCAG CTGGAGTCGCTGAAAGGGGACGAGAAGGAGGCGGAGGAGGGGGAGGACGACCGGGACAGCGCCAACGGCGAGGACgagccctga